A genome region from Dickeya chrysanthemi NCPPB 402 includes the following:
- a CDS encoding LysR family transcriptional regulator, with product MRRDEIADLTAFVVVAEERSFTKAALRLGMAQSALSQIVRRVEERVGLRLLSRTTRSVAPTEAGERLLAKLGPMLHDLDTVISSLGELRDRPSGTIRITTVEHAAKTILMPALKPLLADSPDIHIEVSVDHALVDVVAHKFDAGIRLGGGIDKDMIAMRIGPDIPMAIVASPAYLARRPAPKTPTELLDHSVINFRLPTSGTLIGWPLMRDGQEISVRCEGQLVVNTIDLLIDAVLDGHGLAWIHKDQVQRFIDNGSLIQVLSQFTLDIPGYHLYYPNRRHHSSAFSLFVETLRYRS from the coding sequence TTGCGTCGCGACGAGATTGCCGATCTGACCGCTTTCGTGGTGGTTGCCGAGGAACGCAGCTTCACGAAGGCGGCTCTCCGCCTGGGAATGGCGCAGTCAGCCCTTAGCCAGATCGTTCGCCGTGTCGAGGAACGAGTGGGACTGCGCCTGCTCTCGCGCACGACGCGCAGTGTCGCGCCGACTGAGGCTGGAGAGCGTCTGCTTGCGAAGCTTGGGCCCATGCTGCATGACCTCGACACGGTGATAAGCTCCCTCGGTGAACTGCGTGACCGCCCTTCTGGAACGATCCGGATCACAACGGTGGAACATGCGGCAAAGACCATACTCATGCCGGCCCTGAAGCCGTTGCTGGCAGACAGTCCCGACATTCATATTGAGGTTAGCGTTGATCACGCACTGGTAGACGTCGTTGCCCATAAATTTGATGCGGGCATTCGCCTGGGAGGAGGCATCGACAAGGACATGATTGCAATGCGGATTGGTCCCGACATCCCGATGGCTATCGTTGCCAGCCCGGCCTATCTGGCAAGACGTCCCGCACCGAAAACGCCGACAGAGTTGCTCGACCATAGCGTGATCAACTTTCGTCTGCCGACATCCGGCACATTGATTGGATGGCCTCTAATGCGTGACGGACAAGAAATAAGCGTTCGGTGCGAGGGGCAACTGGTCGTTAATACCATTGATCTGCTGATCGACGCGGTACTGGATGGGCATGGTCTGGCGTGGATCCATAAGGATCAGGTACAGAGATTTATCGACAACGGCAGCCTTATCCAGGTGCTCAGCCAGTTTACACTGGACATACCTGGCTATCATCTCTACTACCCTAACCGCCGGCACCACTCTTCCGCCTTCTCTTTATTCGTCGAAACCCTTCGGTATCGTTCGTAG